In Methanococcoides sp. LMO-2, a single window of DNA contains:
- a CDS encoding copper ion binding protein → MTDTTIKVEGMSCGHCQMAVTKAISGLEGVSSVDVDLEKGEAAVSYDPQSTDIEAIKKAVNDAGYKA, encoded by the coding sequence ATGACTGATACCACCATTAAAGTAGAAGGCATGTCCTGTGGACATTGCCAGATGGCCGTTACAAAAGCAATATCCGGACTAGAGGGTGTTTCTTCTGTTGACGTTGATCTTGAGAAAGGAGAAGCTGCGGTTTCCTACGATCCTCAGTCAACAGATATTGAAGCTATCAAAAAGGCGGTCAATGATGCCGGATATAAGGCCTGA